One segment of Gemmatimonadota bacterium DNA contains the following:
- a CDS encoding phytanoyl-CoA dioxygenase family protein translates to MAKSYRALTESDVDHFIRRGHVVLRDCFSRELADEWRAFAFSRLGYDPDDAATWEEPRVHLPSMNQVPIREAAPMAWDAICDLLGGEDRLANTQPSWGDGFIINFSYGADEVWEPPETQREGWHKDGDFFRHFLDSPEQGLLTIVVWSDILPRSGGTFVACDSVQHVARHLYGNPQGLLPSGSFGHLISNCRDFAEIAGNAGDVVLLHPFILHSASRNPSGRARFITNPPVALKEPMDFNRDDPEGFSPVERAVLSGLGRERLDFKPAAPRERLVPERVRRQQEMLAAQKKRLAMG, encoded by the coding sequence ATGGCGAAAAGCTACAGGGCGCTGACCGAATCAGACGTAGACCATTTCATCCGACGTGGGCATGTCGTCCTGCGGGACTGTTTTTCACGGGAACTGGCCGACGAATGGCGCGCGTTCGCCTTCAGTCGTCTCGGCTATGATCCTGATGATGCCGCGACCTGGGAGGAACCGCGCGTGCATCTTCCATCGATGAACCAGGTTCCGATTCGAGAAGCCGCGCCGATGGCATGGGACGCCATCTGCGACCTGCTGGGCGGTGAAGACCGCCTGGCAAACACCCAGCCGTCCTGGGGGGATGGTTTCATTATCAACTTCTCATACGGCGCGGACGAGGTCTGGGAGCCACCGGAGACCCAGCGCGAGGGCTGGCACAAGGACGGTGATTTCTTTCGCCACTTCCTGGACAGTCCGGAGCAGGGATTGTTGACAATCGTCGTATGGTCCGACATACTACCCAGAAGCGGCGGCACGTTTGTCGCCTGTGATTCGGTGCAGCACGTCGCGCGGCACCTATACGGAAATCCACAGGGCCTGCTGCCCAGCGGCAGTTTCGGCCATTTGATCTCAAATTGCAGGGACTTCGCGGAAATTGCGGGCAACGCGGGAGACGTCGTGCTGTTGCATCCGTTCATTCTGCACTCCGCGTCCCGCAACCCGTCAGGCCGCGCCCGTTTCATCACCAATCCCCCGGTCGCGCTCAAGGAACCGATGGATTTCAATCGCGACGATCCCGAAGGCTTCTCTCCGGTGGAACGGGCCGTCCTTTCGGGACTGGGCAGAGAACGCCTGGACTTCAAACCGGCCGCGCCGCGGGAGCGATTGGTGCCCGAACGTGTCAGACGTCAACAAGAGATGCTTGCAGCACAGAAAAAACGACTCGCCATGGGCTAA